In Candidatus Desulforudis audaxviator MP104C, a genomic segment contains:
- a CDS encoding DegT/DnrJ/EryC1/StrS family aminotransferase, translating into MKAPFLDLKAMHLELMDELQQASNRTMHSGWYILGKEVEAFEQEWATYLGVKHCIGVASGLDALHLILRAYNIGPGDEVIVPAHTFIATWLAVTHSGAKLVPVEVDERTYNIDITRIEEAITEKTKAIIVVHLYGQPANMDPIIGIARRYRLKVIEDAAQAHGAKYKGRRVGGIGDAAGWSFYPVKNLGAFGDGGAVTTNDDELAERIRMLRNYGSKEKYVHEFLGFNSRLDELQAALLRVKLRYLDAWNKRRAEIARLYTEVLQDMPLVLPYVEEWAEPVWHLYVIRTAERNVLQERLTEAGVGTLIHYPIPCHLQEAYRFLGFEQGSFPTTERLSKEILSLPIGPHLSDDEVWFVVNVLRFGKRLLREQGV; encoded by the coding sequence ATGAAGGCTCCTTTTTTGGATTTAAAGGCTATGCATCTAGAACTTATGGACGAGCTTCAACAAGCTTCTAACCGAACCATGCATAGCGGCTGGTATATCCTCGGTAAAGAAGTTGAGGCCTTTGAACAGGAATGGGCTACTTATTTAGGGGTTAAGCACTGTATTGGGGTGGCTAGCGGCTTAGATGCTCTTCACTTGATCTTGCGAGCCTACAATATAGGACCAGGAGATGAGGTTATAGTTCCTGCGCATACTTTTATTGCCACCTGGCTTGCGGTAACCCATTCAGGAGCTAAGCTTGTGCCGGTTGAAGTAGATGAGCGGACCTATAACATCGACATCACCCGTATTGAGGAAGCTATTACCGAAAAGACTAAGGCTATTATTGTGGTGCATCTCTATGGCCAACCAGCAAATATGGATCCCATTATTGGGATTGCGCGTCGGTATAGGCTGAAAGTGATTGAAGATGCTGCGCAGGCCCACGGTGCTAAATATAAGGGCAGGCGCGTAGGAGGCATCGGAGATGCGGCTGGTTGGAGCTTCTACCCTGTTAAGAATTTGGGAGCTTTCGGCGACGGAGGAGCAGTGACAACTAATGATGATGAACTTGCAGAGCGGATAAGGATGTTGCGCAACTATGGATCTAAAGAAAAGTATGTCCACGAATTTTTAGGATTTAACAGCCGTCTCGATGAACTTCAGGCGGCCTTGTTGCGGGTGAAGCTCCGTTACCTCGATGCATGGAACAAGCGGCGTGCAGAGATAGCCCGGCTTTATACAGAAGTTTTACAAGATATGCCCTTGGTACTTCCATATGTTGAGGAATGGGCAGAACCGGTGTGGCATCTTTATGTGATTCGTACCGCAGAACGCAATGTGTTACAGGAGCGATTAACTGAGGCGGGTGTTGGGACATTGATACATTATCCTATCCCTTGTCACTTGCAGGAGGCATATCGGTTTCTAGGATTTGAACAGGGCTCATTTCCAACAACCGAGCGTTTGTCAAAAGAGATTTTGAGTCTCCCTATAGGTCCTCATTTAAGCGATGATGAAGTCTGGTTTGTTGTGAATGTGTTACGGTTCGGTAAACGATTATTAAGGGAACAGGGAGTTTAG
- a CDS encoding N-acetyltransferase has product MHRVNIHPTAIVETSSLGDNVTVHAFAVVRDGATLGNNVVIHPYVVIESGVILGDNVEVFPGAYVGKVPKGAGVLARTPRFEPFVQIGANCSIGPHVVIYYDIKIGENTLIGDGASIRELCRIGSRCVVGRHVTLNYNTSVGDDIKIMDHSWLAGNMRVGNRVFISGGVLTANDNMMGKHGYQEERIVGPSICDDAVIGAGAILLPGVVIGEEAIVGAGAVVTRDVPPRTVVMGIPARARISLEGE; this is encoded by the coding sequence TTGCACCGAGTAAATATTCATCCAACGGCGATTGTTGAGACTTCATCGCTCGGTGACAATGTCACCGTACATGCCTTTGCCGTAGTGCGCGACGGAGCGACGCTTGGAAATAACGTGGTAATACACCCTTATGTGGTTATTGAGTCCGGAGTTATCCTGGGTGATAACGTAGAGGTTTTTCCTGGTGCGTATGTCGGTAAGGTGCCTAAGGGAGCCGGAGTCCTTGCTCGCACACCAAGGTTCGAGCCTTTTGTTCAAATTGGAGCTAATTGTTCGATAGGTCCTCATGTGGTGATCTATTACGACATTAAAATTGGTGAAAATACCCTTATTGGAGACGGTGCTTCCATCCGCGAGTTATGCCGCATTGGTTCCCGTTGCGTGGTGGGGCGTCATGTGACTTTGAATTATAATACCTCGGTTGGAGATGATATCAAAATTATGGATCATTCTTGGCTGGCTGGAAACATGCGAGTAGGAAACCGTGTGTTTATTAGTGGCGGTGTACTTACTGCCAATGATAACATGATGGGTAAACATGGATATCAAGAGGAGCGTATCGTTGGTCCCTCCATTTGTGATGACGCAGTGATCGGTGCGGGTGCGATTCTCCTTCCAGGAGTAGTTATTGGTGAAGAGGCAATTGTGGGGGCCGGGGCTGTAGTGACGAGGGACGTGCCTCCCCGTACTGTTGTAATGGGTATCCCGGCCAGGGCACGTATAAGCCTGGAGGGTGAATGA
- a CDS encoding sulfatase, with translation MPKKKLPNIILIVLDTARAKSFSCYGYHRKTTPNIDRIAEEGVLYKWCFSPANWTIPSHASLFTGLYPSEHGCHWGNPFLDENIPTLPELLRSVGYRTVGISCNGLVSKLYGFHRGFDLFFELWTPDLFPDLEPLPGKTAKDKIASLFKLIPIHPNRAVKYAARAICRKFRFRGTVLTNSTPWTLRAFKSAREILRGIASDTPLFLFVNIMQSHYRYNPPRETKGKFGSNGFRYESFLTEPYQYYLNLLKPTGSVEKMWYILTALYDEELFFADLCIGQFYEFLKISHLLDRSVFVVTADHGEMLGEHGLLDHWFSSYNELIQVPLIIRYPGAMQRSVISDLVQTHDLFGTVCDIAGLPYPTPMGLVSLVGTQRRRWAFTQDIDPLVDVLALRRRQPEWSSDGWWCRPHMTAVNSELRKIVKTTDGRILCFDLSQDANELHPKVPPLVDEDLLKLITELEDTYNWSRAVKSCEEMLLNSKLGG, from the coding sequence TTGCCCAAGAAAAAGCTGCCGAACATCATTCTCATCGTCCTGGACACCGCCAGGGCCAAAAGCTTCTCCTGTTACGGCTACCACCGCAAAACCACGCCCAACATCGACCGGATTGCGGAGGAAGGCGTGCTTTATAAATGGTGCTTTTCTCCGGCCAACTGGACCATACCTTCGCACGCCTCGCTGTTTACCGGGCTATACCCTTCGGAGCACGGGTGCCATTGGGGCAACCCGTTTTTGGACGAAAACATTCCTACATTACCCGAGTTGCTGCGCTCCGTTGGCTACCGTACCGTAGGTATCTCATGTAATGGTTTGGTTTCCAAGCTTTATGGCTTTCACAGGGGTTTTGATCTTTTTTTCGAGCTTTGGACGCCGGATTTATTTCCGGATCTTGAGCCGTTGCCTGGGAAGACAGCAAAGGATAAAATCGCAAGTCTCTTTAAGTTGATTCCAATCCACCCCAACCGGGCAGTCAAGTATGCTGCCAGAGCGATCTGTCGCAAATTTAGATTTAGAGGCACGGTGTTGACAAACAGCACGCCTTGGACCTTGCGGGCTTTTAAATCAGCCCGGGAGATTCTTAGGGGAATAGCCTCAGATACTCCCTTATTCCTGTTTGTCAATATCATGCAGTCCCACTATCGTTATAATCCTCCACGGGAAACAAAGGGGAAGTTTGGTTCGAATGGTTTCCGATATGAAAGTTTTCTAACGGAGCCCTATCAATATTATCTGAATTTACTTAAGCCAACCGGCTCGGTGGAAAAAATGTGGTACATTCTAACCGCCCTTTACGATGAGGAACTGTTCTTTGCCGATTTGTGTATAGGGCAATTTTACGAGTTTCTTAAGATCTCGCATTTGCTCGACAGATCGGTCTTCGTTGTCACGGCAGATCATGGCGAAATGCTCGGAGAACACGGCCTGCTAGACCATTGGTTTAGTTCTTACAACGAGCTTATCCAGGTCCCGCTGATAATCCGGTATCCTGGGGCTATGCAGAGGAGCGTCATTTCGGATCTGGTGCAGACTCATGATCTATTCGGTACCGTTTGTGATATTGCTGGGCTACCTTACCCTACACCGATGGGATTAGTTTCCCTTGTAGGCACTCAGAGGCGTCGGTGGGCCTTCACCCAGGACATAGATCCGCTGGTGGACGTACTGGCTTTGAGAAGACGCCAGCCCGAGTGGTCGAGCGATGGATGGTGGTGCCGCCCCCACATGACGGCTGTTAATTCCGAGTTACGAAAGATCGTTAAGACCACCGACGGTCGGATTTTGTGCTTTGATCTTAGTCAGGACGCTAACGAATTACACCCGAAAGTGCCCCCTCTTGTGGATGAGGATCTTCTAAAATTGATTACAGAGTTGGAGGATACCTATAACTGGAGTCGAGCCGTCAAATCGTGCGAAGAAATGCTGCTGAATAGTAAATTGGGAGGGTAA
- a CDS encoding phosphoadenosine phosphosulfate reductase family protein — protein sequence MDKERLFNWSLEQKEAESIRITRETLERFGTDRVATTFTGGKDSLVLLHLIKQACGGRVPVRVLKIDTSVDFKEIYAFVDRISREWNLDLHVVRNDEALKTIKTAEDHVQCCYQLKAVPLLNFVREHSLEAVFAAIRWDEQDARKDEEYISQRQNPDHLRMQPILHFREIDIWSYIRKYELPFCELYRRGYRSLDCEPCTGRGGASERGARSRDKEAAMQRLREMGYF from the coding sequence TTGGACAAAGAGCGCCTTTTTAACTGGTCCCTGGAACAAAAAGAAGCCGAAAGCATCCGCATCACCAGGGAAACTCTGGAGCGGTTTGGCACGGACAGAGTGGCCACCACCTTCACCGGAGGCAAGGACTCGCTGGTGCTTTTGCACCTCATCAAGCAGGCCTGTGGCGGCCGGGTGCCGGTGCGGGTGCTCAAAATCGACACCTCCGTGGACTTTAAGGAGATCTACGCCTTCGTCGACCGTATTAGCAGGGAGTGGAACCTGGACCTCCACGTAGTCCGGAACGACGAGGCCCTGAAAACTATTAAAACCGCCGAAGACCATGTCCAATGCTGCTATCAACTGAAGGCTGTGCCGCTCCTGAACTTCGTCCGGGAGCACAGCCTCGAGGCGGTCTTCGCCGCCATCCGCTGGGACGAGCAGGATGCGCGCAAGGACGAAGAGTATATCTCCCAGCGCCAAAACCCCGATCACCTGCGGATGCAGCCGATCCTGCACTTCCGCGAGATCGACATCTGGAGCTACATCCGCAAATACGAACTCCCCTTCTGTGAGCTCTACCGCCGGGGCTACCGCAGCCTCGACTGCGAGCCGTGCACCGGCCGGGGCGGCGCAAGCGAACGCGGCGCCCGCTCCCGGGACAAGGAGGCGGCCATGCAGCGCCTGCGCGAAATGGGCTATTTCTAA
- the wbaP gene encoding undecaprenyl-phosphate galactose phosphotransferase WbaP yields MALPESKAAAAAGMPAAEKSAGPAPDVSKGVVQGFADPLPRPLKHQLRRAMEVTSLVAVDLAALAAAFALAYLLRAAVLPQLFAAFPPILPPHLAERLWWLPLVVLGCLAYEGLYVKRHSFWREVGHMVKAVTLAYLVVLAVVTVTKTGGEVSRTFVVLSWLFTLFLLPAFRYAGKNALARAGIWRQRVLVLGAGQTGELVVRVLGRDPYLGYQVEGVLDDDPQKKHKIFTVNGKTAVRVLGGFRDSDRVMAATGVRNLIVAAPGLSGPVLVGLVNRLQKACESVTVVPDLFGLPVMGVEANYFFDDRFLVLQLKNNLASRANIFLKRAFDLVVGSLVLALFLPLMALIALAVKLDSPGPVIFAHKRIGRGGREFRCYKFRTMVANAWEELDRLLKENPDLHAEWERDFKLKNDPRITRVGRFLRRTGLDELPQIFNVLKGEMSLVGPRPIVKKEVLRFGPYIDDFYLVRPGITGLWQVSGRNDIDYGDRIRLESWYVRNWSLWLDLTILIRTVAVVLARRGAY; encoded by the coding sequence TTGGCGCTTCCGGAAAGCAAGGCCGCAGCGGCGGCCGGAATGCCCGCGGCTGAAAAGTCGGCCGGCCCGGCCCCGGATGTCTCTAAAGGCGTCGTCCAAGGCTTCGCCGACCCACTCCCCCGGCCGCTGAAGCACCAGCTGCGGCGGGCCATGGAGGTGACCTCGCTTGTGGCGGTGGACCTGGCCGCCCTGGCCGCCGCCTTCGCCTTGGCCTACCTGCTCCGGGCGGCGGTGCTGCCGCAACTGTTTGCCGCCTTCCCCCCGATCCTGCCGCCGCACCTGGCGGAGCGGCTGTGGTGGCTGCCCCTGGTGGTGCTGGGCTGCCTGGCTTACGAAGGCCTTTATGTGAAGCGGCACTCCTTCTGGCGCGAGGTCGGCCATATGGTCAAGGCCGTCACCCTGGCCTACCTGGTGGTCCTGGCGGTGGTTACCGTGACGAAAACCGGCGGCGAGGTGTCCCGCACTTTCGTCGTGCTGTCCTGGCTCTTCACCCTGTTCCTTCTGCCGGCCTTCCGCTACGCCGGCAAAAACGCCTTGGCCCGGGCCGGGATTTGGCGTCAACGGGTGCTGGTACTTGGCGCCGGCCAGACCGGTGAACTGGTGGTGCGGGTCCTGGGCCGCGATCCCTACCTGGGCTACCAGGTGGAGGGGGTCCTTGATGACGACCCGCAGAAAAAACACAAGATCTTTACCGTCAACGGCAAAACCGCGGTACGGGTCCTTGGCGGCTTCCGGGACTCGGACCGGGTGATGGCCGCCACCGGCGTGCGCAACCTGATCGTGGCCGCCCCCGGCCTGTCCGGCCCCGTGCTGGTGGGCCTGGTGAACCGCCTGCAGAAAGCGTGCGAGTCCGTCACGGTGGTGCCCGACCTTTTCGGCCTGCCCGTGATGGGGGTGGAGGCGAACTACTTCTTCGACGACCGTTTTTTGGTCCTGCAACTGAAGAACAACCTGGCCAGCCGCGCCAATATCTTCTTGAAGCGCGCCTTCGACCTGGTCGTCGGCAGCCTGGTCCTGGCCCTGTTCCTGCCGCTCATGGCGCTGATCGCCCTGGCGGTGAAGTTGGACTCCCCCGGCCCGGTCATCTTCGCCCACAAAAGAATCGGCCGGGGCGGGAGGGAGTTCAGGTGTTACAAGTTCCGGACGATGGTGGCGAACGCCTGGGAAGAGCTGGATAGGCTTTTAAAGGAAAACCCTGACCTGCACGCCGAGTGGGAGCGCGACTTCAAGCTGAAGAACGACCCCCGGATCACCAGGGTGGGAAGGTTCCTGCGGAGGACAGGCCTGGATGAGCTGCCGCAAATTTTCAACGTCCTTAAAGGCGAAATGAGCTTGGTCGGCCCGCGGCCCATTGTGAAGAAAGAAGTTTTGCGCTTCGGGCCGTACATAGACGACTTTTACCTGGTGCGCCCCGGCATCACCGGCCTCTGGCAGGTAAGCGGGCGCAACGACATCGACTACGGGGACCGTATCCGCCTCGAATCCTGGTACGTCCGTAACTGGTCCCTGTGGCTGGATCTCACCATCCTTATCCGCACCGTGGCCGTGGTGCTGGCCCGCCGGGGGGCGTATTGA
- the nusG gene encoding transcription termination/antitermination protein NusG: MALQWCAVNTKPKKEDFAARQLEAKGLEVFLPRISVTRKRGASKFSLWEPLFPGYLFVKLLPEPVQVQRVNWTPGVRRLLCAGDTPVPVPDEAIALIRQRVGPGGRLTPKPQAEFPAGSRVAVRHGPFAGLLGVVEKPMSGRGRVRVLLELLQRQTAVEIDAVDLDRLGWAGA, from the coding sequence ATGGCGTTGCAGTGGTGCGCCGTTAACACCAAACCCAAGAAAGAGGATTTCGCCGCCCGGCAGCTGGAGGCCAAGGGTCTGGAGGTTTTTTTGCCCCGGATCTCGGTCACCCGCAAGCGGGGCGCGTCCAAGTTCAGCCTGTGGGAACCCCTGTTTCCGGGGTATCTCTTTGTGAAGTTGCTCCCGGAACCGGTTCAGGTCCAGCGGGTGAACTGGACGCCGGGGGTCAGGCGCCTGCTTTGCGCCGGGGACACCCCGGTGCCGGTGCCCGACGAGGCCATTGCCCTCATCCGCCAGCGGGTCGGCCCCGGGGGCCGCCTGACGCCCAAGCCGCAAGCGGAGTTTCCGGCCGGCAGCCGGGTGGCCGTGCGTCACGGCCCGTTCGCCGGCCTTCTGGGCGTGGTGGAAAAGCCCATGTCCGGGCGGGGCCGGGTACGGGTGCTGCTGGAGCTCCTGCAGCGCCAGACGGCGGTTGAGATTGACGCCGTCGACCTGGACCGGCTGGGCTGGGCGGGCGCCTAG
- a CDS encoding MarR family winged helix-turn-helix transcriptional regulator, translating to MHSEHQILNHLSRHHRTSQRQIATGTGLSVGMVNLLLRRMVRKSLVKLERINGRTLRYIVTPKGMAEKTKAACHYLRQSYQQILKISRALEMVVAGETARHGRKPQVVFYGPADEILEILKIAAGQLGLDYRVAAAPSALNELPAEHLLVITWTTEETAEPPGVPTVNILEAV from the coding sequence GTGCACAGCGAGCATCAGATCTTAAACCACCTTTCCCGGCACCACCGCACGTCGCAGCGCCAGATCGCCACGGGGACGGGGCTTTCCGTGGGCATGGTCAACCTGCTCCTGCGCCGGATGGTCCGCAAGAGCTTGGTCAAACTGGAGCGGATCAACGGCCGGACGCTGCGCTACATCGTCACGCCCAAGGGGATGGCCGAAAAAACCAAGGCGGCCTGTCACTACCTCCGGCAGTCTTACCAGCAGATTCTGAAGATCAGCCGGGCCCTCGAGATGGTGGTCGCCGGGGAAACGGCCCGGCACGGCCGGAAGCCCCAGGTGGTCTTCTACGGCCCCGCCGACGAAATCCTGGAGATCCTGAAAATCGCCGCGGGCCAGCTCGGCCTGGACTACCGGGTGGCGGCGGCGCCGTCCGCCCTGAACGAGCTGCCGGCGGAGCACCTCCTGGTGATCACCTGGACCACCGAAGAAACGGCGGAGCCGCCCGGGGTGCCCACCGTGAACATCCTGGAAGCCGTATAG
- a CDS encoding Rpn family recombination-promoting nuclease/putative transposase — MNTPPKPHCRRLKPCVKYRQEVITDVLDKEKHVVDILVETRLKDEAGLILIHVENQSQRLPDYNRKMFKYFARLYEKHQQKILPIVVYAHDAAVDEEDCFRISFSFLDVLEFRFLKVQLRKEPWRKYLRSNNPVAAALMSKMNYREAERVNVKIEFTRMLANMRLDLARNTLLTAFFETYLKLNEAEEEEYRQRLPRELKPEEVKYYMEITTSYHEKGREEGIKEGIKEGIKEGIKEGIKEGKKEVALTALKEGFTLEDVMKITGLDKEELLEMQKELQQ, encoded by the coding sequence TTGAACACACCGCCGAAACCCCATTGCCGTCGGCTCAAACCCTGTGTAAAATATAGACAGGAAGTCATTACCGACGTCCTGGACAAGGAAAAGCACGTGGTGGACATCCTGGTGGAAACCCGCCTCAAAGATGAAGCAGGCCTGATCCTGATCCACGTGGAAAACCAATCCCAGCGGCTACCGGACTACAACCGGAAAATGTTCAAATACTTTGCCCGGCTCTATGAAAAGCACCAGCAAAAAATCCTGCCCATCGTCGTATACGCCCATGACGCGGCAGTGGATGAAGAAGACTGCTTCCGAATCAGCTTCTCCTTCCTGGATGTACTGGAATTCCGCTTCCTCAAAGTGCAACTGAGAAAAGAACCCTGGCGGAAGTACCTCCGGAGCAATAACCCGGTGGCCGCCGCCCTGATGAGCAAGATGAACTACCGCGAAGCGGAAAGAGTAAATGTGAAAATCGAATTCACCCGGATGCTGGCCAACATGCGGCTGGACCTGGCCCGGAACACCCTGCTGACCGCTTTTTTTGAAACTTACCTGAAGCTGAACGAAGCGGAAGAGGAAGAATACCGGCAACGCCTGCCCCGCGAACTCAAACCCGAGGAGGTGAAGTATTACATGGAAATCACCACGTCTTATCACGAGAAAGGTAGAGAAGAAGGTATCAAAGAAGGCATCAAAGAAGGTATCAAAGAAGGCATCAAAGAAGGTATCAAAGAAGGCAAGAAGGAAGTCGCTTTGACGGCCTTGAAAGAAGGGTTTACCTTGGAAGATGTAATGAAAATCACCGGCCTGGACAAAGAAGAACTGCTGGAAATGCAAAAAGAGCTGCAACAATAA
- a CDS encoding AbrB/MazE/SpoVT family DNA-binding domain-containing protein, whose product MERVKITAKGQITLPKSLRDKLGVREGDYLEASLRGNELVFRHLPRKTGKDLLTDYCRSHSTARIGLDEARNILARLPFPLSERVRTLREQE is encoded by the coding sequence ATGGAAAGAGTCAAGATTACCGCCAAGGGGCAGATCACGTTGCCGAAAAGTCTGCGGGATAAGCTCGGCGTACGCGAGGGGGACTACCTGGAAGCTTCCCTCCGGGGAAATGAACTGGTATTCCGGCACTTGCCCCGGAAAACCGGTAAGGATTTACTTACCGACTATTGCCGGAGTCATTCCACCGCGCGGATTGGTTTGGATGAAGCCAGGAACATCCTCGCCCGGTTGCCTTTTCCACTCTCGGAACGGGTGCGCACTTTGCGGGAGCAGGAATAA
- a CDS encoding type II toxin-antitoxin system VapC family toxin yields the protein MTQGYFLDTSVLFKRYIIETGSEAVNRLFDSEKEPLLFISTVTLPEVISNLRRLVDVDEVLTEEEFMALKATFLGDIGDGLLELVELTPDILLHSLEILSRQYVTPLDAIQLASALSLPEKPVFVCADQKLSRLAGEYGLPVLEPAH from the coding sequence ATGACACAAGGCTACTTTCTCGACACCAGCGTCCTCTTCAAGCGCTATATCATCGAAACAGGTTCCGAGGCCGTCAACCGGTTGTTTGATTCTGAGAAAGAACCCCTCCTCTTCATCTCTACAGTTACTCTTCCGGAAGTGATCTCCAATCTGCGCCGGCTGGTTGACGTGGACGAAGTGCTTACAGAAGAGGAATTTATGGCTCTGAAAGCCACGTTCCTGGGTGATATCGGGGACGGACTCCTGGAACTTGTCGAACTGACCCCGGACATCCTCTTGCACAGCCTGGAGATACTTTCCCGGCAATATGTCACGCCGCTGGACGCCATTCAGCTCGCTTCCGCCCTGTCCCTGCCCGAAAAACCGGTTTTTGTTTGCGCTGACCAAAAACTGTCGCGCCTGGCCGGGGAATACGGGCTGCCCGTTCTCGAACCCGCGCACTGA
- a CDS encoding IS607 family transposase yields the protein MKLYTVSEFAEKLGVSVTTLRTWDKEGKLVALRTPTNKRRYTEEMFYRALGIKGRQEPEKIILYARASSAGQKPDLENQLKYLKDFAAGKGLTVDEILTDVGSALNYKRKNFLKLCGLVTRGEVKTVIVAHKDRLVRFGFEFFEDLFAKFGCEILVVNKAEDMSPAQELTEDLISIVQHFAAKLYGQRTYRARKLTKTVREALSGAADGKTKEPAAEQKEMV from the coding sequence ATGAAGCTTTACACAGTCAGCGAATTTGCCGAAAAACTTGGTGTCAGCGTAACCACCCTCCGCACCTGGGATAAAGAAGGCAAACTGGTCGCTCTCCGTACACCAACTAACAAACGAAGGTATACCGAGGAAATGTTCTACCGGGCGCTGGGCATAAAGGGCCGCCAGGAACCGGAGAAAATCATCTTATACGCTCGGGCGTCCTCAGCCGGCCAGAAGCCGGACCTGGAAAACCAGCTGAAGTACTTGAAAGACTTCGCTGCCGGGAAAGGACTGACCGTGGACGAAATACTTACGGATGTGGGTTCCGCCCTCAATTACAAGCGCAAGAATTTCCTGAAGCTGTGCGGCCTGGTTACCCGGGGAGAAGTCAAAACCGTTATCGTTGCTCATAAGGACCGCCTGGTACGATTCGGCTTCGAATTCTTTGAAGACCTGTTTGCCAAATTCGGTTGCGAAATCCTGGTCGTCAACAAAGCCGAAGACATGTCCCCGGCGCAGGAGTTAACTGAAGATTTAATCAGCATCGTCCAGCACTTTGCGGCTAAACTTTACGGTCAGAGGACATACAGGGCCAGAAAATTAACTAAAACAGTAAGGGAGGCGCTCTCCGGTGCAGCAGACGGTAAAACAAAAGAGCCTGCCGCTGAACAAAAAGAAATGGTCTGA
- a CDS encoding zinc ribbon domain-containing protein, whose protein sequence is MQQTVKQKSLPLNKKKWSEIAKTAEACASQKDAFLVKYGHVKYLHYLGEKRRLRDELVSAGFASPFGLQARQWKLVLDDALFTLGRQWEAAVVGVKERLYRHEGLTDEEKHYAFWLLYKHEKYGRDWKRLQAIFTGEDVINEEIKLDAKGCAKVRKYLKRTFRRVLGRKPRVKKARGFVVDQQMYRVFAAGNRQYIAVATLTPGERVIIPLAGVHAMEGNLRVVLIPEENCVEIHLTREPRTYPPGEGEAGIDLGVTEVFTDDTGRKYRPEYGEALQEMSDHILDKSKKRQKLWVLRRKFLEQDPGKARRILKHNLGLIKQAKRNKKYRTRCENEINRAFNEFYRERRPKIIAYEDLAHLRGKAKSKGLSRKVGNWQRSIIKERLGYRNYIYSVVDPGPQNAAYSSQTCPMCGWLDTKNRSGDNFKCRKCGFDADVDHVAAMNLKRRLRDAEISRYTPHEKVKGVLLRRYYQKQQAN, encoded by the coding sequence GTGCAGCAGACGGTAAAACAAAAGAGCCTGCCGCTGAACAAAAAGAAATGGTCTGAAATTGCCAAAACGGCCGAAGCTTGCGCTTCCCAGAAGGACGCCTTCCTGGTTAAATACGGGCACGTAAAATACCTGCATTACCTTGGCGAAAAGCGCAGGCTCCGGGACGAATTGGTCTCCGCCGGTTTCGCTAGCCCCTTCGGCCTGCAGGCCCGGCAGTGGAAGCTGGTCTTAGACGACGCCCTTTTCACCCTGGGGAGGCAGTGGGAAGCCGCTGTTGTCGGGGTCAAAGAACGCCTTTACCGCCATGAAGGGTTGACCGACGAAGAAAAGCACTACGCCTTCTGGCTGCTGTACAAGCATGAAAAGTACGGCCGCGACTGGAAGCGCCTTCAGGCCATCTTCACCGGTGAAGACGTAATCAACGAAGAGATAAAGCTGGACGCGAAAGGCTGCGCCAAAGTGAGAAAGTACTTAAAGCGCACCTTCCGGCGTGTCCTGGGCAGAAAGCCCCGGGTCAAGAAAGCCCGCGGCTTCGTGGTAGACCAGCAGATGTACCGGGTGTTTGCTGCAGGCAACCGGCAGTACATTGCTGTAGCTACTCTCACTCCCGGCGAGAGGGTGATCATCCCGCTGGCCGGCGTGCACGCCATGGAGGGCAACCTGCGGGTGGTCCTGATTCCTGAGGAAAACTGCGTGGAAATCCACCTGACCAGGGAGCCGCGGACTTACCCGCCCGGCGAAGGGGAAGCGGGCATCGACCTGGGCGTGACTGAAGTTTTCACCGACGATACGGGTAGAAAATACCGGCCCGAATACGGCGAGGCCCTGCAGGAAATGTCCGACCACATCCTGGACAAGAGCAAAAAGCGCCAAAAGCTCTGGGTGCTGCGCCGAAAATTCCTCGAACAGGACCCAGGCAAGGCCCGGCGCATCTTGAAACACAACCTGGGTCTTATTAAGCAAGCCAAAAGGAACAAAAAATACCGAACCAGGTGCGAAAACGAAATCAACCGGGCCTTCAACGAATTCTACAGAGAACGCAGACCAAAAATCATTGCCTACGAAGACCTTGCCCACCTGCGCGGCAAGGCCAAAAGCAAGGGCCTCTCCCGCAAGGTGGGCAACTGGCAGCGCAGCATCATTAAAGAAAGGTTGGGATACAGAAACTATATCTACTCTGTCGTCGACCCCGGCCCGCAAAACGCGGCCTATTCCAGTCAGACGTGCCCAATGTGCGGCTGGTTGGACACAAAGAATCGCAGTGGGGATAATTTCAAGTGCCGAAAGTGCGGTTTTGATGCTGATGTCGACCACGTGGCGGCCATGAACCTGAAAAGGAGGCTGCGCGACGCAGAGATAAGCCGGTATACGCCACATGAGAAAGTAAAAGGGGTTTTGCTCCGGCGTTATTATCAGAAACAGCAAGCCAATTAA